Proteins from a genomic interval of Desulfofustis limnaeus:
- a CDS encoding phage tail tape measure protein has product MSTNDHLELFLTLNTEAFKRALGDTGAAVSAMSGKAGTALGGMSSGADGAEKSVKRLGDSAATGGKKVATLGEKARKAEVDTTVLGRTAETVTEKLAKFLAGLAAVGKPVLEAAGFERKMAEIGAITGAAAETLDKMSARAQELGRQTEFSAAQAAEGMKMLSMAGLNAEQSIAAIGPALNLALVGGIELGASADYITNIMGGLGLTIGDLSRITDVLANTSTRSNSTVTELAEAMKYAAPAAAALGVPLEEAAAAMGVLHDNGIKGTMAGTSMRTMLAKLASQTTEAEETLQRMGVQVSRNNDGSVDFVETMQRLRDANMGLAEANKIFGTEAGTAAIVMSQQIDNVERLTKANEDAAGRAQEMADLINDNLVGSWRNFQSAISGLAITLGTHLLPVLAGVLDGLTGMFNMITDLATAYPGITKAVTLLVAALVSLKGIALAARLAMLAVGGVKGPLLALSLVLKLLGVDMGALATQAGVLSKTNLSGWASAAMGQLGKLKTVLTGSVGSVGLLSKAFGVLGAATAGWAVGSWANKEFAIVQKAGVGMAYSLDRIGLAAQKMWAILTGGDVEAVNRKIEIAKDALDKSYEEIDRKDQERKEAKSKEKEETTADRAKKEAEAKPAAEPAPEAPVLDTEAAEKKKDEFSPYLTDEELKQKQAEAEDAWRKNRGLPSQEEEKAAADPEAKAKAESEEARKKAEEAAEKEREAARKKQEADRKKAAAREQAATDEAELERRMKAAEEEKYRLAEEKKREEEERREKEALEDEAKAQARAARKKKAGHGYAPKAAVTQEPVEKSQFEPIGKAVEETSQAVEEAAEESEQVFRDSQQTMLADSTAEARAEAETDALDQAKTGWQTYADNVKQIQDDIAGREKSLADELNQLGGRHRTEEHGWRAKAKAAKEYQQAAEEAMKAGNLEEAQALADQAREAYGSLKGGAGKIGAAQGDRAAYAGVKSAGELGLAISKALQQAAAKNALQALPADAGLGDLGATVRGRLAAIAGGGGGTGDGTAGAGGSARVHELRFAGGSLRGGEQDIDALLRVLEKEGMRTA; this is encoded by the coding sequence ATGAGCACCAACGATCATCTGGAACTTTTTCTCACCCTGAACACCGAGGCCTTCAAGCGGGCGCTCGGTGACACCGGGGCGGCCGTCAGCGCCATGTCCGGCAAGGCCGGCACGGCTCTCGGCGGCATGAGCAGCGGTGCGGACGGGGCGGAGAAAAGCGTCAAGCGGCTGGGCGACTCCGCTGCCACCGGCGGCAAGAAGGTGGCGACCCTGGGCGAGAAAGCCCGCAAGGCCGAGGTCGACACCACCGTGCTGGGCCGGACCGCCGAGACGGTGACGGAAAAGCTGGCCAAGTTCCTAGCCGGCCTGGCGGCCGTCGGCAAACCGGTCCTGGAAGCGGCCGGGTTCGAGCGCAAGATGGCCGAGATCGGCGCGATCACCGGGGCCGCCGCCGAGACGCTGGACAAGATGTCGGCGCGGGCACAGGAGCTGGGCCGGCAGACCGAGTTCTCGGCCGCCCAGGCCGCCGAGGGCATGAAGATGCTGTCCATGGCCGGGCTGAACGCCGAACAATCGATCGCCGCCATCGGCCCGGCGCTCAACCTGGCGCTGGTCGGCGGGATCGAGCTGGGCGCATCGGCCGATTACATCACCAATATCATGGGCGGTTTGGGTCTGACGATCGGCGACCTGTCCCGGATCACCGACGTGCTGGCCAACACCAGCACCCGGTCCAACTCCACCGTCACCGAGTTGGCCGAAGCAATGAAGTACGCCGCCCCGGCCGCAGCGGCGCTGGGCGTCCCGCTGGAGGAAGCGGCGGCGGCCATGGGTGTGCTGCACGACAACGGCATCAAGGGCACCATGGCCGGCACCTCGATGCGGACCATGCTCGCCAAGCTCGCCAGCCAGACTACGGAAGCTGAGGAGACGCTGCAGCGGATGGGCGTGCAGGTGTCCCGCAACAACGACGGCAGCGTCGATTTCGTGGAGACCATGCAGCGGCTGCGCGACGCCAATATGGGTCTGGCCGAAGCGAACAAGATCTTCGGCACCGAGGCGGGCACGGCGGCGATCGTCATGAGTCAGCAGATCGACAACGTCGAGCGGCTCACCAAGGCGAACGAAGACGCCGCCGGCCGCGCCCAAGAGATGGCGGATCTGATCAACGACAACCTGGTCGGTTCCTGGCGTAATTTTCAGTCGGCAATCTCCGGGCTGGCGATCACCCTGGGCACCCATCTGCTGCCGGTGCTCGCCGGGGTGCTCGACGGGCTGACCGGGATGTTCAACATGATCACGGACCTGGCCACCGCCTATCCGGGGATCACCAAGGCGGTCACCCTGCTGGTCGCGGCGCTGGTCTCGCTCAAGGGTATCGCGCTGGCGGCCCGGCTGGCGATGCTTGCCGTCGGCGGGGTCAAGGGGCCGTTGCTGGCCTTGTCTCTGGTGCTGAAACTGCTCGGCGTGGACATGGGCGCCCTGGCGACCCAGGCGGGCGTCTTGTCCAAGACCAACCTGTCCGGCTGGGCTTCGGCGGCCATGGGCCAGCTCGGCAAACTCAAGACCGTGCTGACCGGATCGGTCGGCAGCGTCGGGCTGCTCTCCAAGGCGTTCGGCGTGCTGGGCGCGGCAACTGCCGGCTGGGCGGTCGGCTCATGGGCCAATAAAGAGTTCGCCATCGTGCAGAAGGCCGGGGTGGGTATGGCTTATTCTCTCGATCGAATTGGTCTGGCTGCCCAGAAGATGTGGGCGATCCTCACCGGCGGCGACGTGGAGGCCGTTAACCGCAAGATCGAGATCGCCAAGGACGCGCTTGACAAATCGTATGAAGAGATCGACCGCAAGGACCAGGAGCGCAAGGAAGCCAAGTCCAAAGAGAAAGAAGAGACGACGGCCGATCGCGCAAAAAAAGAAGCCGAGGCGAAGCCCGCGGCCGAACCCGCACCGGAAGCTCCGGTGCTCGACACCGAGGCGGCGGAAAAGAAGAAAGACGAGTTCTCTCCCTACCTGACCGACGAAGAGCTGAAGCAGAAACAGGCGGAGGCCGAGGACGCTTGGCGCAAGAACCGGGGGTTGCCCTCCCAGGAGGAAGAGAAGGCCGCCGCCGACCCGGAGGCCAAGGCCAAGGCTGAATCCGAAGAAGCCCGGAAGAAAGCCGAGGAAGCGGCGGAAAAGGAGCGTGAGGCAGCCCGCAAAAAGCAGGAAGCGGACCGGAAGAAGGCCGCTGCCAGGGAACAGGCCGCCACCGACGAGGCCGAGCTGGAACGGCGCATGAAGGCCGCCGAGGAAGAAAAATACCGGCTCGCTGAAGAGAAGAAGCGGGAAGAGGAAGAACGCCGCGAGAAAGAAGCGCTCGAAGATGAAGCCAAGGCCCAGGCGCGGGCGGCCCGAAAAAAGAAGGCCGGTCACGGGTATGCCCCGAAAGCGGCTGTTACGCAAGAACCTGTTGAAAAATCGCAGTTCGAGCCGATCGGGAAAGCCGTCGAAGAGACCAGCCAGGCGGTGGAGGAAGCCGCCGAAGAGTCCGAACAGGTTTTTCGGGACAGCCAGCAGACCATGCTGGCCGACAGCACCGCCGAAGCGCGGGCGGAGGCTGAGACCGACGCCCTGGATCAGGCCAAGACCGGCTGGCAGACCTATGCCGACAACGTCAAGCAGATCCAGGACGATATTGCCGGCCGGGAGAAGAGCCTGGCCGACGAGCTGAACCAGTTGGGCGGCCGCCATCGCACCGAGGAGCATGGCTGGCGCGCCAAGGCCAAGGCGGCAAAGGAATATCAGCAGGCCGCCGAGGAGGCGATGAAAGCGGGCAACCTGGAAGAAGCCCAGGCGCTGGCCGACCAGGCGCGGGAAGCCTACGGATCGCTCAAGGGCGGGGCCGGAAAGATCGGCGCCGCACAGGGCGACCGGGCCGCTTACGCCGGGGTGAAGTCCGCCGGCGAGCTGGGGTTGGCTATTTCCAAGGCGCTGCAGCAGGCCGCCGCCAAAAACGCCCTGCAGGCGCTGCCGGCCGACGCCGGGTTGGGCGATCTGGGGGCGACGGTGCGCGGCCGGCTGGCGGCGATCGCCGGCGGCGGCGGTGGAACGGGAGACGGGACGGCCGGGGCCGGCGGGTCGGCCAGGGTGCATGAGTTGCGCTTTGCCGGCGGCAGCCTGCGCGGCGGCGAGCAGGATATCGATGCGCTGCTCAGGGTGCTGGAAAAAGAAGGGATGCGCACGGCATGA
- a CDS encoding phage tail terminator protein, translating into MAAVLSVAEQLAALIERIREQVPALKSVVGMEDLDEAMAAATRLPAAVVLFSGDYPQKPASSLQQHTGQLLNRYWSVIVILELTRTPAEGLDLVEQVNAAGVGWQPCRGVKYLTAAGTRFVEKFDKTRVVYEVRFATLTTL; encoded by the coding sequence ATGGCGGCGGTGCTGAGTGTGGCCGAGCAGCTGGCGGCTTTGATCGAGCGGATCAGGGAGCAGGTGCCGGCGCTGAAGTCGGTGGTCGGCATGGAGGATCTCGACGAGGCCATGGCCGCCGCCACCCGGCTGCCGGCGGCGGTGGTTTTGTTCTCCGGCGATTACCCGCAGAAACCGGCGTCGAGCCTGCAGCAGCACACCGGCCAGCTGCTCAACCGCTACTGGTCGGTGATCGTCATCCTCGAGCTAACCCGAACGCCGGCCGAGGGTCTGGATCTGGTGGAACAGGTGAACGCGGCTGGGGTCGGCTGGCAGCCGTGCCGGGGCGTGAAATACCTGACGGCGGCCGGCACCCGGTTTGTGGAGAAATTCGATAAAACGCGGGTCGTCTACGAGGTCCGGTTCGCGACCCTGACGACCCTGTAA
- a CDS encoding gp436 family protein, translated as MAYAQLADLVTLLPEETLIRLSNDQDDASAVDGATIAAAIDQADRVIDGYVGMQRTVPLDPVPGLIRTISANLAVYFLYRRRNQVPEVWDKQYQADLAVLVKISTGQIGFGAAGKKEEPPGQTLAASSGKVFGGSGGLLEGF; from the coding sequence ATGGCCTACGCACAGCTTGCCGACTTGGTAACCCTGCTGCCGGAAGAGACCCTGATCCGCCTGTCGAACGATCAGGACGACGCCTCGGCGGTTGATGGTGCCACCATCGCGGCGGCGATCGACCAGGCGGACCGGGTGATCGACGGTTATGTGGGCATGCAGCGCACGGTGCCGCTCGACCCGGTGCCGGGTTTGATTCGGACCATCTCCGCCAACCTGGCCGTCTATTTTCTCTACCGGCGGCGCAACCAGGTGCCGGAGGTGTGGGACAAGCAGTACCAGGCGGATCTGGCGGTGCTGGTGAAGATCAGCACCGGCCAGATCGGCTTCGGCGCGGCAGGCAAGAAAGAGGAACCGCCCGGTCAGACGCTCGCCGCCTCGAGCGGCAAGGTGTTCGGCGGCTCGGGCGGACTGTTGGAGGGCTTTTAG
- a CDS encoding major capsid protein, with the protein MQINLRSFFSPVAVANHLLALPVLQSFIMDLIYPNRPTHPFPVLGFDELTAINGNVPVVRRGTAAYALGGEGQTITYLEPQPVDISSFVTAADLNNLKLLGTAGTEQWVRNKVDAQRRVVRATTEALACQSLTGKISYPMKTDTGLKLYEVDFGSVLEFTIVKKWDHADTTVADILLDLINMGNKIKQTSGYGATIHYLAGQKTYVAVANKVLALPGDSKVAAKVTEQGINLGGFEIKLAQGGYTNLTNNTWVPAVTDHHVLAVAADAPWRLFYCALDDLDANLLPMPFYSKPVKKDNPSGYEIIGMSKPVPVPVVKAICKGVATAA; encoded by the coding sequence ATGCAGATCAATTTGCGATCGTTCTTTTCGCCGGTAGCGGTGGCCAACCACCTGTTGGCCCTGCCGGTGCTGCAGTCCTTCATCATGGACCTGATCTACCCGAACCGGCCGACGCACCCCTTCCCGGTGCTCGGGTTCGACGAGCTGACCGCCATCAACGGCAACGTGCCGGTGGTGCGCCGGGGCACGGCCGCCTATGCGCTGGGCGGCGAGGGGCAGACGATCACCTATCTCGAACCGCAGCCGGTGGACATTTCGTCCTTTGTCACCGCAGCGGATCTGAACAACCTGAAGCTGCTCGGCACCGCCGGCACCGAACAGTGGGTGCGCAACAAGGTGGACGCCCAGCGCCGGGTGGTGCGGGCCACCACCGAGGCCCTGGCCTGCCAGTCGCTGACCGGCAAGATCAGCTACCCGATGAAGACCGATACCGGCCTGAAGCTCTACGAGGTGGATTTCGGCTCGGTGCTCGAATTCACCATCGTCAAGAAGTGGGATCATGCCGACACCACCGTCGCCGACATCCTGCTGGATCTGATCAACATGGGCAACAAGATCAAGCAGACCAGCGGCTACGGGGCGACCATCCACTACCTGGCCGGGCAGAAGACCTATGTGGCCGTGGCCAACAAGGTGCTGGCCCTGCCGGGCGACAGCAAGGTCGCCGCCAAGGTCACCGAGCAGGGGATCAACCTCGGCGGCTTTGAGATCAAGCTCGCCCAGGGCGGCTACACCAACCTGACCAACAACACCTGGGTGCCGGCGGTGACCGATCACCATGTGCTGGCGGTGGCCGCCGACGCGCCGTGGCGGCTGTTCTACTGCGCCCTCGACGACCTGGACGCCAACCTGCTGCCGATGCCGTTCTACTCCAAGCCGGTGAAGAAGGACAACCCGTCCGGCTACGAGATCATCGGCATGAGCAAGCCGGTGCCGGTGCCGGTGGTCAAGGCGATCTGTAAAGGCGTGGCGACCGCCGCCTGA
- a CDS encoding phage virion morphogenesis protein → MNDSGLSYRLDQAGFDRSVRVLLQGVDDLLPIAADLALLLEESVRWNFRVGGRPQKWPASRRADSQAGYGEASGQTLVDTGRLLNSITSMGSSDTIRVGTNVDYAAAHHFGVDTQITQRVRAHVRRISQAFGKPIPLTEVQVAAHQRSRHLKLPARPFMLIQDEDWGDIEELVSANIQRLLQRS, encoded by the coding sequence ATGAACGATTCCGGACTCAGCTACCGCCTCGATCAGGCCGGGTTCGACCGGAGCGTCCGGGTGCTGTTGCAGGGGGTTGATGACCTGCTGCCGATTGCCGCCGACCTGGCGCTGCTGCTGGAGGAGTCGGTGCGCTGGAACTTCCGGGTCGGCGGTCGACCCCAGAAATGGCCGGCCAGCCGCCGGGCCGACAGCCAGGCCGGGTACGGTGAGGCCTCCGGCCAGACCCTGGTGGACACCGGCCGGTTGCTGAACTCGATCACTTCCATGGGCAGCAGCGACACGATCCGGGTCGGCACCAACGTCGACTATGCCGCCGCCCACCACTTCGGGGTGGACACACAGATCACCCAGCGGGTGCGGGCGCATGTGCGGCGGATCAGCCAGGCGTTCGGCAAACCGATTCCGCTCACCGAGGTGCAGGTGGCCGCGCATCAGCGGTCTCGGCACCTGAAGCTGCCGGCCCGGCCGTTCATGCTGATCCAGGATGAGGACTGGGGTGATATCGAGGAGCTGGTGAGCGCCAACATTCAACGATTGCTGCAAAGGAGCTGA
- a CDS encoding phage head morphogenesis protein, whose amino-acid sequence MTLTLEPLPAREAIAFWRDKVPMGAGAFAALSAEEKLHAFAVSGIAKGDELDSVYQALQRAIDDGISYGEFKKQCADIFARRGWTGKRDWRVQNIFRTNIQTAYNVGRWQRQQQSARSFPYLMYNAVNDSRTRPTHRALDGKVFPAGHPFWDTWYPPNGFRCRCSTISLTEGQVKRRGLRVETEDPTNTPTLIPHPVTGEKIHLQQLLPDPGFAGNPGKSRAAALLKTLAQRAEQWTDAVAAPVLGGLLAGEGFALWYREPTGVWPVAKLNSTQAAAMTAPARTVLLPAETAARLRRNHPELTSTDFLLVQRALDQGQRRDTEAGSIFTLEAGDAVVTVTLTAGADGLRIVGLEKRSLSEPGS is encoded by the coding sequence ATGACGCTGACGCTTGAACCCCTGCCGGCCCGTGAGGCGATCGCCTTCTGGCGGGACAAGGTGCCCATGGGCGCGGGCGCGTTCGCCGCCCTGAGCGCCGAAGAGAAGCTGCACGCGTTCGCCGTCTCCGGCATCGCCAAGGGCGACGAGTTGGACAGCGTCTATCAGGCGCTGCAGCGTGCCATCGACGACGGGATCAGCTACGGCGAGTTCAAGAAACAATGTGCCGACATCTTTGCCCGGCGCGGCTGGACCGGCAAGCGGGACTGGCGGGTGCAGAACATCTTCCGCACCAATATCCAGACCGCCTATAACGTCGGGCGCTGGCAGCGGCAGCAGCAGAGCGCCAGGAGTTTTCCCTATCTCATGTACAACGCGGTCAACGATTCCCGCACCCGTCCGACGCACCGGGCCTTGGACGGCAAGGTGTTCCCGGCCGGCCATCCGTTCTGGGACACTTGGTATCCGCCCAACGGCTTTCGCTGCCGCTGTTCGACGATCTCGCTCACCGAAGGCCAGGTGAAGCGACGCGGCCTGCGCGTGGAGACCGAGGACCCGACCAACACGCCGACGTTGATCCCGCATCCGGTCACCGGTGAGAAGATCCACCTGCAGCAGCTGCTGCCCGATCCCGGCTTTGCCGGCAACCCCGGCAAGAGCCGAGCGGCGGCGCTGCTAAAGACGCTGGCGCAGCGGGCCGAGCAATGGACGGATGCAGTCGCCGCACCGGTCCTGGGTGGGCTGCTCGCCGGTGAGGGCTTTGCGCTCTGGTACCGGGAGCCGACCGGTGTCTGGCCGGTGGCGAAACTGAACAGTACGCAGGCGGCGGCCATGACGGCCCCGGCCAGAACGGTGTTGCTGCCGGCCGAAACGGCCGCCCGACTGCGCCGGAACCACCCGGAGCTGACGAGCACCGATTTCCTGCTGGTGCAGCGGGCGCTCGACCAGGGCCAGCGCCGTGACACGGAGGCCGGGTCGATTTTCACCCTGGAGGCCGGTGATGCGGTGGTGACGGTGACCCTTACCGCAGGCGCCGACGGTCTGCGGATCGTCGGGCTGGAAAAACGAAGCCTGAGCGAGCCGGGATCATGA
- a CDS encoding DUF935 domain-containing protein: MLGLSQLPNPDEVLRKAGLSHQVYDQVLTDPHVMSKVIDRRAGLLRREWQVKAGGDAAGDLKAVALCEQAVADLEEHEEHPLENSLGILQEAALRGHRALEVVWRRTGNSWLPEFLRDIPNRRLIHTGVQWRLLTIDAPSHGIDLPQRKVLLATHMASTDNPYGEALLSRCYWPYLFKHNGLKWWVTLAEKYGLPWIIAMLGGQTEEAQRRELLSKLVAMAVDPVTVLPKGAEVDFKLIEGVSPDVHDRLIRISNAEISKVLVGQTLSTEMDGSSGSRAAAETHSGLRDEIVEADGKLVARVMNRLFAWITELNLGPTVAPPKFVWIEEYEPPREWSQIAARAIRALPGKVPLRWAYDKFGIGEEYREDQDMVPPLVGGGAGAGADFARDDGAFTPEQQALEALAEKSAGAAGQILAENEKKLLAVVENASSYEEAMERLLDVYPELATEDLEDLLARTLTAATLYGRYTADEETAEEDHDADA, translated from the coding sequence GTGCTCGGGTTGTCGCAACTACCCAACCCCGACGAGGTGCTGCGCAAGGCGGGGCTCAGCCACCAGGTCTATGACCAGGTGTTGACCGATCCGCACGTGATGTCCAAGGTCATCGACCGGAGGGCCGGCCTGCTGCGCCGGGAATGGCAGGTCAAGGCCGGCGGCGATGCGGCCGGGGATCTGAAGGCCGTGGCGCTGTGCGAGCAGGCCGTGGCCGATCTCGAGGAGCATGAGGAGCACCCGCTGGAAAACAGCCTCGGCATCCTCCAGGAGGCGGCCCTGCGCGGCCACCGGGCGCTGGAGGTGGTGTGGCGCCGGACCGGAAACAGCTGGCTGCCCGAATTTCTGCGCGATATCCCCAACCGGCGGCTGATCCATACCGGCGTGCAGTGGCGTCTCTTGACCATCGATGCGCCGAGTCACGGCATCGACCTGCCGCAGCGCAAAGTGCTGCTCGCCACCCACATGGCAAGCACCGATAACCCCTATGGCGAGGCGCTGCTGTCGCGCTGCTATTGGCCGTACCTGTTCAAGCATAACGGCCTCAAATGGTGGGTGACCCTTGCGGAAAAATACGGCCTGCCGTGGATCATCGCCATGCTCGGCGGCCAGACCGAGGAAGCGCAGCGCCGCGAGCTGCTGTCCAAGCTGGTGGCCATGGCGGTCGATCCCGTCACCGTGCTGCCCAAAGGGGCCGAGGTTGATTTCAAGCTGATCGAAGGGGTCAGCCCCGATGTCCACGACCGGCTGATCAGGATCAGCAACGCCGAGATCAGCAAGGTGCTGGTCGGCCAGACGCTGTCCACCGAGATGGACGGCAGCTCCGGTTCGCGGGCGGCGGCCGAGACGCACAGCGGCTTGCGTGACGAGATCGTGGAGGCTGACGGCAAGCTGGTGGCGCGGGTGATGAACCGGCTATTCGCCTGGATCACCGAGCTGAACCTCGGCCCGACCGTCGCCCCGCCGAAATTCGTCTGGATCGAGGAGTATGAACCGCCTCGGGAATGGTCGCAGATTGCCGCCCGCGCTATCCGTGCATTGCCCGGCAAGGTGCCACTGCGCTGGGCCTATGACAAGTTCGGCATCGGCGAGGAATACCGGGAAGATCAGGACATGGTGCCGCCCCTGGTGGGTGGGGGTGCTGGGGCCGGCGCGGATTTCGCCCGCGACGACGGCGCTTTTACACCGGAGCAGCAGGCCCTGGAAGCGCTTGCCGAGAAGAGCGCCGGGGCGGCTGGGCAGATCCTGGCGGAGAATGAAAAGAAGCTGCTCGCCGTGGTGGAGAACGCTTCCTCCTATGAAGAGGCGATGGAACGGCTGCTCGACGTCTATCCGGAGCTGGCGACCGAGGATCTTGAAGATCTGCTGGCCCGGACGCTGACGGCCGCGACGCTTTACGGCCGCTACACGGCCGACGAGGAGACGGCGGAGGAAGATCATGACGCTGACGCTTGA
- a CDS encoding terminase large subunit domain-containing protein, translating to METISSQKPADRSPAVLLPYQQRWMADESAVKVCEKSRRIGLSWSEAADNTLYAASASGDDVWYIGYNKDMAEEFINDCAAWATHYQFAAGAVEEEVVKDVDKDILTFRISFASGNRIVALSSRPSNLRGKQGRVVIDEAAFHDDLGELLKAAMALLMWGGQVRVISTHDGDKNPFNELVQEIRAGRKPYSLHRIDFDDALRDGLFKRICLRAKRPWSQAAEAAWRAEIVASYGDDAQEELFCVPSQGSGTYLSRPLIEGCLSTEIPVVRWEQSSSFAEKDDSYRYAVVEEWLAETLFPLLVSLDPKRQTVLGEDFARNGDLTVMLPLQETQAATWRSVFVLELRNLPFRQQEQILFYIIDRLPRFHHGALDARGNGQYLAERAMQQYGPERISQVMLSESWYRENMPKYKAAFEDKAVLLPKDADVIEDHRAFKIVGGVARLPETRSTGQDKRKRHGDVGIAGALAWYSTWQEGGEGWDFLPQSASRPISPVVRGF from the coding sequence ATGGAGACGATCAGCAGCCAGAAACCGGCCGACCGCAGCCCGGCGGTCCTGCTGCCCTACCAGCAGCGCTGGATGGCCGATGAGAGCGCCGTTAAGGTCTGCGAAAAATCCCGGCGCATCGGCTTGTCCTGGTCGGAGGCTGCCGACAACACGCTCTATGCCGCGTCCGCCTCCGGCGATGACGTCTGGTACATCGGCTACAACAAGGACATGGCCGAGGAGTTCATCAACGACTGCGCCGCCTGGGCCACCCATTACCAATTCGCCGCCGGCGCGGTGGAAGAAGAAGTGGTCAAGGATGTGGACAAGGACATCCTGACCTTCCGCATCAGCTTCGCCTCTGGCAACCGCATTGTCGCGCTCAGCTCGCGGCCGTCCAACCTGCGCGGTAAACAGGGCCGGGTGGTGATCGACGAGGCGGCCTTTCATGACGATCTGGGCGAACTGCTGAAGGCGGCCATGGCCCTGTTGATGTGGGGCGGCCAGGTGCGGGTGATCAGCACGCACGACGGCGACAAGAACCCGTTCAACGAACTGGTCCAGGAGATCCGGGCCGGACGCAAACCCTACAGCCTGCACCGTATCGATTTCGATGATGCGCTGCGCGACGGGCTGTTCAAGCGGATCTGCCTGCGCGCCAAGCGGCCCTGGAGCCAGGCCGCCGAGGCCGCCTGGCGGGCGGAGATCGTCGCCTCCTACGGCGACGACGCCCAGGAAGAATTGTTCTGCGTACCGTCCCAGGGCTCCGGCACCTATCTGAGCCGGCCGCTTATCGAGGGCTGCCTGTCCACCGAGATCCCGGTGGTGCGCTGGGAGCAGAGCAGCTCGTTCGCCGAGAAGGACGACAGCTACCGCTACGCGGTGGTCGAGGAATGGCTGGCCGAGACGCTGTTCCCCCTGCTCGTCAGTCTCGATCCGAAACGGCAGACGGTGCTCGGTGAGGACTTCGCCCGCAACGGCGACCTCACCGTCATGCTGCCGCTCCAGGAGACCCAGGCCGCCACCTGGCGGTCGGTCTTCGTGCTGGAACTGCGCAATCTGCCGTTTCGCCAGCAGGAGCAGATCCTGTTCTACATCATCGACCGGCTGCCCCGTTTCCATCACGGCGCGCTGGACGCACGCGGCAACGGTCAATACCTGGCCGAGCGGGCCATGCAGCAGTACGGGCCGGAGCGGATCTCCCAGGTGATGCTCTCCGAGAGCTGGTACCGAGAGAACATGCCCAAGTACAAGGCGGCCTTCGAGGACAAAGCGGTCCTGTTGCCCAAGGACGCCGACGTGATCGAGGATCACCGGGCCTTCAAGATCGTAGGCGGCGTCGCCCGGTTGCCCGAGACCCGGAGCACCGGCCAGGACAAACGCAAACGGCACGGCGACGTCGGCATCGCCGGGGCGCTCGCCTGGTACTCCACCTGGCAGGAAGGCGGTGAAGGCTGGGACTTCCTGCCGCAGAGCGCATCGCGACCGATATCGCCGGTGGTGAGGGGGTTTTAG